One Vibrio tapetis subsp. tapetis DNA segment encodes these proteins:
- the glgX gene encoding glycogen debranching protein GlgX: MDTNQARPYPLGATLDNSGCNFSIHAPDSEKISLVLFKDNEEFETFDLISGKLGIKYTYVANVQAGQKYAYVVEHQDESLLISDPYARALDKPLHYQPPFTADKSWQIAKSIVVNNEFDWQGVQSPNRPIDEVILFETHVKGVSKQHPELPENEQGCYLGLANPAMIRFFNQQGVNTVQLLPVTACMHEPHLLEQERVNYWGYNPYVFMAPDPRYAYQDAVTELKTTVRELHRNGVEVVMDVVYNHTAESGDGGPVFNLKVLDGKHYLRHDHHFSNYTGCGNTLDLTHQPTLNLVMDTLRYWVKEFHIDGFRFDLAATLGRNHDSFNAQASFFQAVGQDPILREVKLIAEPWDIGPNGYQVGNFPDGWNECNDKFRDITRSFWRGDHGYLKEFATRIMGSRDIYSASRWPEKLTVNYITYHDGFTLQDLVSYKHKNNIKNGEGNRDGHGDNRSDNYGIEGETSNMLIKATREKQKRNFMASLLFGFGIPHILTADVLSHSQNGNNNAYCQDNELSWLNWDLNDTEQHFKNWLAELVAARKQYMLPFIKAFSGPSRNDNRVNWRRPDGEMMSHDDWNRLRAISLQLGIGKDGDELIYLINQSTVPARYKLPSQEDKQWRLVCDTTLHKSDDAAVKGEQLVEPMSMTILLSSNQ; encoded by the coding sequence ATGGATACGAATCAAGCACGCCCTTACCCTTTAGGTGCGACCTTAGATAACAGTGGATGTAACTTCTCGATACATGCACCGGATAGCGAAAAAATTTCACTGGTACTATTTAAAGACAACGAAGAATTCGAAACGTTCGACCTGATCAGTGGAAAACTAGGAATTAAATACACCTACGTCGCCAATGTCCAAGCAGGACAAAAATACGCTTACGTTGTCGAGCATCAAGATGAGTCATTACTTATTTCTGACCCTTATGCTCGCGCACTGGATAAACCACTACATTACCAGCCACCGTTTACTGCAGACAAAAGCTGGCAAATCGCTAAATCTATTGTTGTGAATAATGAATTCGATTGGCAAGGGGTGCAATCTCCTAACCGCCCAATAGACGAGGTCATCTTATTTGAGACGCATGTAAAAGGCGTATCCAAGCAACACCCAGAACTACCCGAAAACGAACAGGGGTGTTATTTAGGCCTTGCTAACCCTGCGATGATCCGCTTCTTTAACCAGCAAGGCGTGAATACCGTACAACTATTGCCCGTTACCGCTTGCATGCATGAGCCTCATCTCCTTGAACAAGAACGTGTAAACTATTGGGGCTATAACCCTTACGTATTTATGGCACCCGACCCAAGGTACGCCTACCAAGATGCGGTAACAGAATTAAAAACCACCGTAAGAGAACTGCACCGCAACGGCGTTGAAGTCGTGATGGATGTGGTTTACAACCATACGGCTGAATCAGGAGACGGCGGCCCTGTCTTCAACCTAAAAGTGCTTGATGGCAAACACTACCTTCGCCACGATCATCATTTTTCAAATTACACAGGTTGTGGCAATACGTTAGATTTAACCCACCAGCCAACCTTAAATCTCGTCATGGATACTCTGCGTTACTGGGTCAAAGAGTTTCATATCGACGGCTTCCGTTTTGATTTAGCCGCGACCCTTGGCCGCAATCACGACAGCTTTAACGCACAGGCTTCCTTTTTTCAAGCGGTAGGACAAGACCCAATTCTACGAGAAGTTAAACTAATAGCCGAACCTTGGGATATAGGCCCGAATGGCTATCAAGTCGGTAACTTTCCTGATGGCTGGAATGAATGTAACGATAAATTCCGAGACATTACCCGTAGCTTCTGGCGTGGCGATCACGGCTATTTAAAGGAATTTGCCACCCGAATCATGGGATCTCGTGATATCTACTCAGCGAGTCGTTGGCCAGAAAAACTCACCGTTAACTACATTACTTACCACGATGGATTCACCCTACAGGATTTGGTTTCTTATAAGCACAAGAACAACATCAAAAACGGGGAAGGTAACCGAGACGGCCACGGTGACAACCGCTCAGACAACTATGGTATTGAAGGCGAAACCAGCAACATGCTGATCAAAGCGACTCGTGAAAAGCAAAAGCGTAACTTCATGGCCAGCTTATTATTTGGCTTTGGTATCCCGCATATTCTTACCGCCGATGTACTGTCCCACAGCCAAAATGGCAACAACAACGCTTATTGCCAAGACAACGAACTCAGTTGGTTAAACTGGGATCTAAACGACACAGAACAGCACTTTAAAAATTGGTTAGCTGAACTCGTGGCTGCAAGAAAGCAATATATGCTGCCATTTATTAAAGCGTTTAGTGGGCCAAGCCGCAATGACAATCGTGTAAATTGGCGTCGCCCTGATGGCGAAATGATGAGCCATGACGACTGGAACCGACTACGCGCTATTTCTTTGCAACTAGGGATTGGTAAGGATGGCGACGAGCTTATCTATTTAATCAATCAGTCTACGGTACCCGCTCGCTATAAACTCCCCTCTCAGGAAGACAAGCAATGGCGATTAGTTTGCGATACCACGTTACACAAATCTGATGATGCCGCGGTAAAAGGTGAGCAACTCGTTGAACCCATGTCGATGACTATTTTGCTCAGCTCCAATCA
- a CDS encoding carbohydrate porin: MKKLSVIAAAVGVALTTGTAFAAGTDTVDDGWEVHGYMSSNVRQVDGTTTDNEFGKPNYASAGTSGKSTNQVEFTVKKHTEYESGVWADYVVRTEYGNGNSYAYSSSGSQKENSEAQFEVKEAYVELGGVLGEETSVWGGQRFLNRSAGILSGEFWKQSSGIGAGVQTKLAGHTAGVAYVMADPDAGKTTHANPRETLSSLDFYFYGVDVGFGKLDFDLKYMTQANQGDKKTSWGSDSAETGFGGSITLNTSYYGLDGWTQTGIGYGKGIASNRGSNFGGWSGDFGEDSTGIFATSYGVLNINDTVQLGTEVTYFNNDNFYGQDNVTRLMIAARPSVKINDNLRFEATGSIGIEDLTDGAAWGRKDKNTFKMVEVALPITANSDYFGRPQVKPYVAYYMTDEGSQGGLGMTDKTETVIGVHTEIWF; the protein is encoded by the coding sequence TTGAAAAAACTAAGCGTAATTGCTGCTGCAGTGGGTGTGGCTTTAACAACTGGTACGGCATTTGCTGCAGGAACAGATACAGTAGATGATGGTTGGGAAGTTCATGGCTACATGTCTTCAAATGTACGTCAAGTGGACGGCACTACTACTGATAATGAATTTGGTAAACCAAATTATGCCTCTGCAGGTACTTCAGGTAAAAGCACTAACCAAGTAGAGTTCACAGTTAAGAAGCACACTGAATATGAAAGCGGAGTTTGGGCTGATTATGTAGTGCGTACTGAATACGGTAATGGTAACTCTTACGCTTATTCGTCTTCTGGTTCACAAAAAGAGAATTCAGAAGCACAATTTGAAGTTAAAGAAGCCTATGTAGAGCTAGGTGGCGTGCTGGGTGAAGAGACTTCAGTTTGGGGTGGTCAACGCTTCCTAAACCGTTCTGCTGGTATTCTTTCTGGTGAGTTTTGGAAACAATCTTCAGGTATTGGTGCTGGTGTTCAAACTAAGTTAGCCGGTCATACAGCGGGTGTTGCTTACGTAATGGCTGACCCTGATGCGGGTAAAACAACGCACGCAAACCCACGTGAAACGCTATCTTCGTTAGACTTTTACTTCTACGGTGTTGATGTTGGCTTTGGTAAACTGGATTTTGACCTAAAGTACATGACGCAAGCAAATCAAGGCGACAAGAAAACGTCTTGGGGTTCAGACAGTGCTGAAACAGGGTTCGGTGGTAGCATTACTCTGAACACTAGCTACTATGGCTTAGATGGTTGGACTCAAACTGGTATTGGTTACGGTAAAGGCATCGCTTCAAACCGTGGTTCAAACTTTGGTGGCTGGTCTGGCGACTTTGGCGAGGATTCTACGGGTATCTTTGCTACATCGTATGGTGTGTTGAACATTAACGACACAGTACAGCTAGGTACTGAAGTTACTTACTTCAATAATGACAATTTTTACGGTCAAGACAACGTAACTCGTTTAATGATTGCAGCTCGTCCATCTGTAAAAATTAATGATAACTTGCGTTTCGAAGCCACAGGTTCTATCGGTATTGAAGACTTAACTGATGGTGCTGCATGGGGACGTAAAGATAAGAACACGTTTAAAATGGTTGAAGTTGCGCTGCCAATCACAGCTAACTCTGACTACTTTGGTCGTCCACAAGTTAAGCCATATGTTGCTTACTACATGACTGACGAAGGTAGCCAAGGTGGCCTGGGTATGACTGATAAAACTGAAACAGTAATCGGTGTTCATACTGAAATCTGGTTCTAA